CATCGGCAGCAGATTTTTCTGCGCCGCTATGCCGACGGCGTCCTCGATGGCTGCGATGAAATCCATCAGCAGCACCGGGCCCTGATTGCCGATGTTGAATACCCGGTAGGGCGCGCGCGAATGGCCGGGATGCGGCGCCAGCGGATCGAATGCCGGATCGGCTTCGGCAGCGCGATCGAGCGTGCGGATGACCCCTTCGGCAATGTCGTCGACGTAGGTGAAATCGCGCTGCATCCGGCCGTGATTGAACACGTCGATCGGCCGCCCTTCGAGAATGGCCCGGGTGAACAGGAACAGTGCCATGTCGGGTCGGCCCCACGGTCCATATACGGTGAAGAAGCGCAGACCGGTGGTCGGCAGGCCATACAGATGGCTGTAGGTGTGCGCCATCAGCTCGTTGGCCTTCTTGGTCGCGGCGTAAAGGCTGACCGGGTGATCGACGCTGTCGGCTTCCGAAAACGGCATCTTCTCGTTGCCGCCGTAAACGCTGGAACTGCTGGCATAGACCAGATGCGCGACGCCGGCGTGACGGCAACCTTCGAGCACGTTCATGAAGCCGACGATGTTGGCGTCGATGTAGGCATCCGGGTTCTGCAGCGAATAGCGCACGCCGGCCTGGGCCGCCAGATGCACGACACGGTCAAACCCTTCGGCAGCAAACAGCGCCGCCATGCCCGGGCGGTCCTCGACGCCCATCTTCACGAAGCGGAACGCCGGG
The sequence above is a segment of the Methyloversatilis sp. RAC08 genome. Coding sequences within it:
- a CDS encoding NAD-dependent epimerase; this encodes MKVLLTGAAGFIGMHVAQRLLERGDEVVGLDNLNDYYDVRLKEARLARLTPHPAFRFVKMGVEDRPGMAALFAAEGFDRVVHLAAQAGVRYSLQNPDAYIDANIVGFMNVLEGCRHAGVAHLVYASSSSVYGGNEKMPFSEADSVDHPVSLYAATKKANELMAHTYSHLYGLPTTGLRFFTVYGPWGRPDMALFLFTRAILEGRPIDVFNHGRMQRDFTYVDDIAEGVIRTLDRAAEADPAFDPLAPHPGHSRAPYRVFNIGNQGPVLLMDFIAAIEDAVGIAAQKNLLPMQPGDVPATYADVSELIEWTGFMPGTAIGEGVARFVRWYRDYYRV